CGGCATGACCGGCTCACCGCTGAAGCGCACGCTGTCCTCCCTGGGGTTCGCCGCCGTGGCGGTCTACTGCCTCGCGCCGTTCTACTGGATGGTGGTCTCGGCGTTCCGCCGCCCGCAGGACCAGTTCGACAACTCGCCCGTCCCGGCGCGGTGGTCGTCGGAGAACTTCTCCGCGGTGTTCTCCGGCGACAACGGCTTCGGCCGCGCCCTGCTGAACAGCGTCGTCGTCGCGGGCACCACCACCGTCCTGACCCTGCTGATCGGCACGTTCACCGCGTACGCGCTGGCCCGGCTCGACTTCCGGTTCAAGAACGCGGTGCTCGGGCTGATCGTCGCGACGACGATGTTCCCGGGGATCTCGCAGCTGGTCCCGCTGCTGAAGCTCTTCACCGAGATCAAGTGGATCAACACCTACCAGGCGATGGTGCTGCCCAGCCTCGGGTTCGCGCTGCCGCTGTCGGTGTGGCTGCTCACCGCGTTCTTCCGGCAGCTGCCGTTCGAGCTGGAGCAGGCCGCGATGGTGGACGGCTGCACCCGCGGCCAGGCCTTCCGCAAGATCATCGTCCCGCTGGCGGCGCCCGGGTTGTTCACCACGGCGATCCTGACCTTCATCGCCGCGTGGAACGAGTTCCTCATCGCGCTGTCCATGGTCAACAAGAAGGAGATGCAGACCGCGACCGTCGCGATCTCCAAGTTCACCGGCGTCTCCGGGTTCGACCAGCCGTTCGGCACCCAGATGGCGGCCGGGGCGATCGTGACCGTCCCGCTCATCGCCGTGGTGCTGGTCTTCCAGCGCCGGATCGTCGCCGGCCTCACCGCCGGCGGCGTCAAGTAGCACCCGACAGCTCCCGACAATAAGGATGTTCATGACCCAGGACACCCTGCTCGTCCACACCGCCGGCGACCGCGCCGAAGGCGGAGGGTGGTGGCGCGACGCCGTCATCTACCAGGTGTACGTGCGCAGTTTCGCCGACTCCGACGGCGACGGTGTCGGCGACCTGCCGGGCATCCGGTCCCGGCTGCCCTACCTGGCCGGCCTCGGCGTCGACGCGCTCTGGCTGACCCCGTTCTACGTCTCGCCGATGGCCGACTTCGGCTACGACGTGGCGGACTACCGCGACGTCGACCCGCTGTTCGGCACCCTCGCCGACGCGCGCGGCCTCATCGCGGACGCGCACGCGCACGGGCTGCGGATCATCGTGGACGTCGTGCCGAACCACACCTCCGACCGGCACGCCTGGTTCCAGGCGGCGCTCGCCGCGGCCCCAGGGTCCGCCGAGCGCGACCGCTACATCTTCAGGGACGGGAGGGGACCGGGCGGCGCCGAGCCCCCCAACGACTGGGAGTCGGTGTTCGGCGGCCCCGCCTGGACGCGGGTACCGGACGGCCAGTGGTACCTGCACC
The sequence above is a segment of the Actinomadura coerulea genome. Coding sequences within it:
- a CDS encoding carbohydrate ABC transporter permease encodes the protein MTGSPLKRTLSSLGFAAVAVYCLAPFYWMVVSAFRRPQDQFDNSPVPARWSSENFSAVFSGDNGFGRALLNSVVVAGTTTVLTLLIGTFTAYALARLDFRFKNAVLGLIVATTMFPGISQLVPLLKLFTEIKWINTYQAMVLPSLGFALPLSVWLLTAFFRQLPFELEQAAMVDGCTRGQAFRKIIVPLAAPGLFTTAILTFIAAWNEFLIALSMVNKKEMQTATVAISKFTGVSGFDQPFGTQMAAGAIVTVPLIAVVLVFQRRIVAGLTAGGVK